In one Motacilla alba alba isolate MOTALB_02 chromosome 7, Motacilla_alba_V1.0_pri, whole genome shotgun sequence genomic region, the following are encoded:
- the CTDSP1 gene encoding carboxy-terminal domain RNA polymerase II polypeptide A small phosphatase 1 — protein MEHQSIIAQVSREEGSAPLQEKGTQTPAKKPRSRSILQSLFCCLCRDEGEPCTGTTGAPLLVEENGALPKAAVKHLLPEIKPQDASKLCVVIDLDETLVHSSFKPVNNADFIIPVEIDGIMHQVYVLKRPHVDEFLQRMGELFECVLFTASLAKYADPVADLLDKWGAFRARLFRESCVFHRGNYVKDLSRLGRDLRRIIIVDNSPASYIFHPDNAVPVASWFDNMADTELLDLLPFFERLSKVEDVYAVLKKQRTNS, from the exons GTACCCAGACCCCTGCCAAGAAGCCTCGGAGCCGCAGCATTCTCCAGTCCctcttctgctgcctgtgccgCGATGAAGGGGAGCCCTGCACCGGCACCACTGGCGCGCCGCTGCTGGTGGAGGAGAACGGGGCACTGCCCAAG gctgctgtcaAACACCTGCTGCCCGAGATCAAGCCGCAGGACGCCAGCAAGCTCTGCGTGGTCATCGACCTGGATGAGACCCTGGTGCACAGCTCCTTCAAG ccagTGAACAACGCTGACTTCATCATTCCCGTGGAAATCGATGGCATCATGCACCAG GTGTACGTGCTCAAGCGGCCGCACGTGGACGAGTTCCTGCAGCGCATGGGAGAGCTCTTCGAGTGCGTGCTCttcactgccagcctggccaaG TACGCAGACCCTGTGGCTGATCTGCTGGATAAATGGGGGGCTTTCCGGGCACGACTTTTCCGGGAATCCTGTGTTTTCCATCGCGGCAACTACGTGAAGGACCTCAGCCGCCTGGGCCGTGACCTGCGCCGAATCATCATCGTGGACAACTCGCCCGCATCCTACATCTTCCACCCCGATAACGCC GTGCCGGTGGCCTCCTGGTTCGATAACATggcagacacagagctgctggaccTGCTGCCCTTCTTCGAGAGGCTCAGCAAGGTGGAGGACGTGTACGCAGTGCTCAAGAAGCAGCGGACTAACAGCTAA
- the VIL1 gene encoding villin-1, with the protein MVELSAKVSRTLNKTTPGIQIWRIENMEMVPVPTKSYGNFYEGDCYVLLSTRKSGSNFSYDIHYWLGKESSQDEQGAAAIYTTQMDEHLGSVAVQHREVQGHESETFRAYFKQGLIYKKGGVASGMKHVETNTYNVQRLLHVKGKKNVVAGEVEMSWKSFNRGDVFLLDLGQLIIQWNGPESNRNERLRAMTLAKDIRDRERGGRAKVGVVDGEDEDASPGLMKVLKHVLGEKRDIQPAIPDNKVDEKLKSSLKLYHVSNTSGNLVIQEVAIRPLTQDMLLHEDCYILDQGGIKIFVWKGKNANKEEKQQAMSRALGFIKAKNYPDSTSVETENDGSESAVFRQLFQKWTVPNQSSGLGKTHTVGKVAKVEQVKFDATTLHAKPQMAAQQKMVDDGSGEVEVWRVENNELVPVEKKWLGHFYGGDCYLVLYTYHVGPKVNRIIYIWQGRQASADELAASAYQAVALDQKYNNEPVQIRVTMGKEPAHLMAIFKGKMVVYAGGTSRAGSTEPTPSTRLFQVHGTNEYNTKAFEVPVRASSLNSNDVFVLKTPSCCYLWYGKGCSGDEREMAKTVADIISKMEKPVIAEGQEPPEFWLALGGKSQYASNKRLQEENPSVPPRLFECSNKTGTFLATEIIDFTQDDLEESDVYLLDTWDQVFLWIGKGANESEKEAAAVMAQEYLRSHPSGRDLDTPIIVVKQGYEPPTFTGWFLAWDPLNWDDKKSYETLRAELGDESSLGQLTSVLTSREEVFTATTTLVPTKLETFPLDVLVNTAAEDLPRGVDPSRKEDHLSDADFQAVFGMSRSAFSSLPLWKQQKLKKDKGLF; encoded by the exons ATGGTGGAGCTCAGCGCCAAAGTCTCCAGGACACTGAACAAGACCACGCCGGGCATCCAGATATGGCGAATTGAG AACATGGAGATGGTGCCAGTGCCCACCAAAAGCTACGGCAACTTCTACGAGGGGGATTGCTACGTCCTGCTGTCG ACACGCAAGTCTGGGAGCAACTTCAGCTACGACATCCACTACTGGCTGGGCAAGGAGTCGAGCCAGGATGAGCAGGGGGCGGCCGCCATCTACACCACCCAGATGGATGAGCACCTGGGCTCCGTGGCCGTGCAGCACCGCGAGGTGCAGGGACACGAGAGCGAGACCTTCCGCGCCTACTTCAAGCAGGGACTCAT ctaTAAGAAGGGTGGGGTGGCCTCAGGCATGAAGCACGTGGAGACAAACACCTACAACGTCCAGCGACTGCTGCATGTGAAGGGCAAGAAGAATGTGGTGGCAGGAGAG gtggagaTGAGCTGGAAAAGCTTCAACAGAGGAGACGTGTTCCTGCTGGACCTGGGCCAGCTCATCATCCAGTGGAACGGCCCTGAGAGCAACAGAAACGAGAGGCTGAGG gcgATGACCCTGGCCAAGGATATCCGGGACCGGGAACGTGGGGGTCGTGCCAAGGTGGGCGTAGTGGAtggtgaggatgaggatgcCTCACCAGGGCTCATGAAGGTCCTTAAGCATGTGCTGGGTGAGAAGAGGGACATCCAGCCTGCCATCCCTGATAACAAAGTGGACGAGAAACTCAAATCCTCCCTCAAGCTCTACCA TGTCTCCAACACCAGTGGGAACCTGGTCATACAGGAGGTGGCAATTCGACCCCTAACTCAAGACATGCTCCTGCATGAG GACTGCTACATCCTTGATCAAGGGGGTATCAAGATCTTCGTCTGGAAGGGCAAGAATGCCAAcaaggaggagaagcagcaggcgATGAGCAGGGCGCTG GGCTTCATCAAAGCCAAGAACTATCCAGACAGCACTAGCGTGGAAACAGAGAATGATGGGTCCGAGTCAGCCGTCTTCAGGCAGCTCTTCCAAAAATGGACCGTCCCCAATCAGAGCAGTGGGTTGGGCAAGACCCACACCGTGGGCAAAGTGG CCAAGGTGGAGCAGGTGAAGTTTGATGCTACCACGCTGCACGCCAAGCCCCAGATGGCTGCCCAGCAGAAGATGGTGGATGATGGATCTGGAGAAGTAGAG GTCTGGCGTGTGGAGAACAATGAGCTGGTGCCTGTAGAGAAGAAGTGGCTGGGCCATTTCTATGGCGGGGACTGCTACTTGGTGCTCTACACCTATCATGTGGGGCCCAAGGTGAACCGCATCATCTACATCTGGCAG ggccgCCAAGCCAGCGCAGATGAGCTGGCCGCCTCCGCCTACCAAGCCGTGGCCCTGGACCAGAAGTACAACAACGAGCCCGTGCAGATCCGCGTCACCATGGGCAAGGAGCCGGCCCACCTGATGGCCATCTTCAAGGGCAAGATGGTGGTGTATGCG GGTGGCACGTCACGGGcgggcagcacagagcccacaCCCTCCACCCGCCTCTTCCAAGTGCACGGCACCAACGAGTACAACACCAAGGCCTTCGAGGTGCCGGTCCGCGCTTCCTCCCTCAACTCCAATGATGTCTTTGTGCTCAAAACCCCCAGCTGCTGCTACCTCTGGTATGGGAAG ggctgcagtggggaTGAACGTGAGATGGCCAAGACTGTGGCTGACATAATCTCTAAGATGGAGAAGCCAGTGATTGCAGAAGGACAGGAGCCACCTGAGTTCTGGCTGGCCCTGGGGGGCAAGTCCCAATATGCCAGTAACAAGAG gctgcaggaggagaaccCCTCTGTGCCCCCCCGACTCTTTGAGTGCTCCAACAAGACAGGCACCTTCTTGGCCACAGAGATCATAGACTTCACCCAGGATGACCTGGAGGAGAGTGATGTTTACCTACTAGACACCTGGGACCAG GTTTTCCTCTGGATCGGGAAAGGCGCCAATGAGTCAGAGAAGGAGGCGGCAGCAGTGATGGCACAGGAGTACCTGCGGAGCCACCCCAGTGGGCGTGACCTTGACACTCCCATCATTGTGGTGAAGCAGGGTTATGAGCCCCCCACCTTCACCGGCTGGTTCCTGGCCTGGGACCCTCTCAACTGGGAC GACAAGAAATCCTACGAGACgctgagagctgagctgggcgATGAGAGCAGCCTCGGGCAGCTCACCTCA GTGCTCACATCCAGGGAAGAGGTCTTCACTGCCACCACCACCCTTGTCCCCACCAAACTGGAGACCTTCCCCTTGGATGTGCTGGTGAACACCGCTGCTGAGGATCTGCCCCGGGGTGTGgatcccagcaggaaggag GATCACCTCTCCGATGCAGACTTCCAGGCTGTTTTTGGCATGAGCCgctctgccttcagcagccTGCCCTTGTGGAAACAACAGAAGCTCAAGAAGGACAAAGGACTCTTCTAG